A part of Aegilops tauschii subsp. strangulata cultivar AL8/78 chromosome 2, Aet v6.0, whole genome shotgun sequence genomic DNA contains:
- the LOC109750724 gene encoding U-box domain-containing protein 26 translates to MSVPHLFRCPISLDIFTDPVTLCTGQTYDRQCIERWLADGHRTCPVTMQALGDADTTVLVPNRTLRHLIERWLSAATDHSLPESADDDPSLAALKRCLQSDATSAAAKIGALKKVLALASESDVGRACMLQLGFLCVLLPLVFHAAPTAPAQRHAEAEELALQCALSLMPSNAAAPQLDCLNMLKKEDNLASFVRLLGRGSGRAKAGLCRLLETVATAAATRDLALVVAASPRVWQALLPLLQQHAGPAPDARASEAAVRAIAAVCAAEPARGSAIHHGAVGALFRHLSWWAYGKGGGAVSSALAAVEALAETEAGRRAVARAPGATRILVRHVFMMSSSNDGSEHAAAALLAVCRESRAARSEAVGAGVVTQLLLLLQSQCGARAKAKARALLKLLKSR, encoded by the coding sequence ATGAGCGTACCGCACCTGTTCCGGTGTCCGATCAGCCTGGACATCTTCACGGACCCGGTGACGCTCTGCACGGGGCAGACGTACGACCGTCAATGCATCGAGCGGTGGCTCGCTGACGGCCACCGCACCTGCCCCGTCACAATGCAGGCCCTCGGCGACGCCGACACCACCGTGCTCGTGCCCAACCGCACCCTGCGCCACCTCATCGAGCGCTGGCTCTCCGCCGCCACCGACCACAGCCTCCCGGAGTCGGCGGACGACGATCCATCGCTTGCGGCGCTCAAGCGGTGCCTCCAGTCCGAcgccacctccgccgccgccaagATCGGCGCGCTCAAGAAGGTCTTGGCGCTGGCGTCCGAGTCCGACGTCGGCCGCGCGTGCATGCTGCAGCTGGGGTTCCTCTGCGTGCTCCTGCCGCTCGTCTTCCACGCCGCGCCGACCGCGCCAGCGCAGCGCCACGCAGAGGCGGAGGAGCTCGCGCTGCAGTGCGCGCTCAGCCTCATGCCGTCGAACGCCGCCGCGCCGCAGCTGGACTGCCTCAACATGCTCAAGAAGGAGGACAACCTGGCGTCCTTCGTCCGGCTGCTGGGGCGAGGCAGCGGCCGGGCCAAGGCAGGCCTGTGCCGCCTCCTGGAGACCGTCGCCACGGCCGCGGCGACGCGGGACCTGGCGCTCGTCGTGGCCGCCTCGCCGCGCGTGTGGCAGGCGCTCCTGCCGCTCCTGCAGCAGCACGCCGGCCCGGCCCCCGACGCGCGCGCCTCGGAGGCTGCGGTGCGCGCGATCGCTGCGGTCTGCGCGGCCGAGCCGGCGCGTGGCAGCGCCATCCACCACGGCGCGGTCGGCGCGCTCTTCAGGCACCTGTCGTGGTGGGCGTACGGCAAGGGCGGCGGGGCCGTGTCCAGCGCgctggcggcggtggaggcgcTGGCGGAGACGGAGGCCGGCCGGAGGGCGGTGGCGCGCGCGCCCGGCGCAACGCGGATTCTCGTGAGGCACGTGTTCATGATGTCATCGAGCAACGACGGGAGCGAGcacgcggcggcggcgctgctaGCCGTGTGCAGGGAGTCGCGGGCGGCGCGGAGCGAGGCGGTGGGCGCCGGGGTGGTGAcgcagctgctgctgctgcttcagAGCCAGTGCGGCGCCAGGGCTAAGGCCAAGGCGAGGGCGCTGCTGAAGCTGCTCAAATCCAGGTGA
- the LOC109750728 gene encoding mitogen-activated protein kinase kinase kinase 3 isoform X1, with protein sequence MPVPGWFRGKLRSRSKPKPGAASVSSAASSPSRKSVDLDYPSPSPSPTPRAREKARSLDSPAARHVRGGAEFQYKLPVPVITPDPLCEEATDVAGCSSASGSSVCSSPDDAPDHHVSRSMDPIAFAKGRDMASDTAMILNEDKHFMSCSMPREHHKFFEAPVSNMRALHVHNNDDPSTSEASCSRGRMLTEDIFGPRTRSPSPGRKAHAFAVNNVHSKEFGFSPRSPLKMSEGLRSPPHPLPLPPAPGACSPLPPSPSACSPLPPSPTACSPLPTSPTACSQSKSQWKKGKLLGSGTFGQVYLGFNSENGQFCAIKEVQVISDDPHSKERLKQLNQEIDMLKKASHPNVVQYYDSDMTDDTLSIYLEYVSGGSIHKLLREYGPFKEPVIRSYTCQILAGLAYLHAKNTVHRDIKGANILVGPNGDVKLADFGMAKHISSFAEIRSFKGSPYWMAPEVIMNSKGYNLAVDIWSLGCTIIEMATARPPWHQYEGVAAIFKIANSKDTPEIPDIFSEDGRSFLKLCLKRNPASRATASRLMDHPFVQDHPAVRAAKDSALRNAFSAPADVKHTMSNRELPSRRSITPLRDIGVSARDFTGFSTTVPSPRTSSSPIPVRTNMSLPVSPCSSPLRQFKQSNWSCLPSPPHPMLSSGAAAYNSSSYALNQAQRMPDPWQDGSLKLQSPYGSPKRF encoded by the exons ATGCCCGTGCCAGGCTGGTTTCGCGGCAAATTGAGGTCCAGGTCCAAGCCCAAGCCCGGCGCCGCGTCCGtctcctccgccgcctcctccccctcgcGCAAGTCCGTCGACCTCGACtacccgtccccgtccccgtccccgacCCCCCGGGCGCGGGAGAAGGCCCGCAGCCTCGACTCGCCGGCCGCGCGCCATGTCCGGGGCGGCGCCGAGTTCCAGTACAAGCTCCCGGTGCCCGTGATTACCCCGGACCCACTATGCGAGGAGGCCACGGATGTGGCGGGCTGCTCCTCGGCCTCGGGCTCCAGCGTGTGCTCTTCGCCGGATGACGCGCCGGATCACCACGTGTCTAG GTCCATGGATCCAATTGCTTTTGCCAAGGGAAGAGATATGGCATCTGACACAGCTATGATCTTAAATGAAGACAAACACTTCATGTCATGTAGTATGCCACGGGAGCATCACAAGTTCTTTGAGGCGCCTGTTTCTAACATGAGGGCTCTTCATGTGCATAATAACGATGATCCTTCAACTAGCGAAGCCAGTTGTTCACGTGGCAGAATGTTGACTGAAGATATATTTGGTCCAAGAACGAGAAGCCCATCCCCTGGCCGAAAAGCCCATGCCTTTGCTGTGAATAATGTACATTCAAAAGAATTCGGGTTTAGCCCCAGGTCACCATTGAAAATGAGTGAGGGTTTGAGAAGCCCGCCTCATCCCTTGCCTCTTCCTCCAGCTCCCGGTGCTTGCTCACCTCTACCTCCATCTCCCAGTGCTTGTTCACCTCTTCCTCCATCTCCCACTGCTTGCTCGCCTCTTCCTACATCTCCCACTGCTTGCTCACAGTCCAAATCACAGTGGAAAAAAGGGAAATTATTAGGGAGTGGAACATTTGGCCAGGTTTACCTTGGATTTAACAG TGAAAATGGGCAGTTTTGCGCGATTAAGGAAGTACAAGTAATTTCAGATGATCCACATTCGAAAGAACGACTCAAGCAACTGAATCAG GAAATAGACATGCTTAAGAAAGCATCGCACCCGAACGTTGTGCAATACTATGATAGTGATATG ACTGATGATACCCTTTCAATTTATCTTGAGTATGTTTCTGGGGGCTCAATTCATAAGTTACTTAGGGAGTATGGCCCTTTTAAGGAACCTGTGATTCGCAGTTATACTTGTCAAATTCTCGCTGGTCTTGCGTATTTGCATGCGAAGAACACTGTCCACAG AGATATTAAAGGAGCAAACATACTTGTTGGCCCTAATGGTGATGTTAAACTTGCCGACTTTGGCATGGCTAAGCAT ATATCATCTTTTGCTGAAATACGCTCTTTCAAAGGAAGTCCTTACTGGATGGCTCCTGAG GTTATTATGAACAGTAAAGGTTACAATCTAGCTGTTGACATTTGGAGTTTGGGATGTACAATTATTGAGATGGCAACGGCAAGACCTCCTTGGCACCAGTATGAAGGG GTAGCTGCAATATTTAAGATTGCAAACAGTAAAGATACACCTGAAATCCCAGATATTTTTTCTGAGGATGGGAGAAGTTTCTTGAAACTATGCTTAAAACGTAATCCAGCATCTCGCGCCACCGCAAGTCGGTTGATGGACCATCCTTTTGTTCAGGACCATCCAGCAGTAAGAGCAGCAAAAGACAGTGCATTGAGAAATGCATTTTCTGCTCCAGCAGATGTGAAGCATACAATG TCTAACAGGGAGTTGCCATCACGAAGAAGTATTACTCCCCTAAGGGATATAGGTGTGAGTGCGCGAGATTTTACCGGATTTTCTACAACTGTCCCTTCACCCCGTACCTCGAG CAGCCCTATTCCTGTGCGAACAAACATGTCTCTACCGGTGTCCCCCTGCTCAAGCCCACTGAGGCAATTTAAGCAGTCCAACTGGAGCTGCTTGCCGTCTCCGCCCCACCCAATGCTCTCGTCTGGTGCTGCGGCTTACAATTCATCAAGCTACGCACTGAATCAGGCACAACGAATGCCGGATCCCTGGCAGGATGGCTCCTTGAAACTCCAAAGCCCTTACGGTTCTCCAAAAAGGTTCTAA
- the LOC109750728 gene encoding mitogen-activated protein kinase kinase kinase 3 isoform X2 — translation MPVPGWFRGKLRSRSKPKPGAASVSSAASSPSRKSVDLDYPSPSPSPTPRAREKARSLDSPAARHVRGGAEFQYKLPVPVITPDPLCEEATDVAGCSSASGSSVCSSPDDAPDHHVSRSMDPIAFAKGRDMASDTAMILNEDKHFMSCSMPREHHKFFEAPVSNMRALHVHNNDDPSTSEASCSRGRMLTEDIFGPRTRSPSPGRKAHAFAVNNVHSKEFGFSPRSPLKMSEGLRSPPHPLPLPPAPGACSPLPPSPSACSPLPPSPTACSPLPTSPTACSQSKSQWKKGKLLGSGTFGQVYLGFNSENGQFCAIKEVQVISDDPHSKERLKQLNQEIDMLKKASHPNVVQYYDSDMTDDTLSIYLEYVSGGSIHKLLREYGPFKEPVIRSYTCQILAGLAYLHAKNTVHRDIKGANILVGPNGDVKLADFGMAKHISSFAEIRSFKGSPYWMAPEVIMNSKGYNLAVDIWSLGCTIIEMATARPPWHQYEGVAAIFKIANSKDTPEIPDIFSEDGRSFLKLCLKRNPASRATASRLMDHPFVQDHPAVRAAKDSALRNAFSAPADVKHTMSNRELPSRRSITPLRDIGVSARDFTGFSTTVPSPRTSSPIPVRTNMSLPVSPCSSPLRQFKQSNWSCLPSPPHPMLSSGAAAYNSSSYALNQAQRMPDPWQDGSLKLQSPYGSPKRF, via the exons ATGCCCGTGCCAGGCTGGTTTCGCGGCAAATTGAGGTCCAGGTCCAAGCCCAAGCCCGGCGCCGCGTCCGtctcctccgccgcctcctccccctcgcGCAAGTCCGTCGACCTCGACtacccgtccccgtccccgtccccgacCCCCCGGGCGCGGGAGAAGGCCCGCAGCCTCGACTCGCCGGCCGCGCGCCATGTCCGGGGCGGCGCCGAGTTCCAGTACAAGCTCCCGGTGCCCGTGATTACCCCGGACCCACTATGCGAGGAGGCCACGGATGTGGCGGGCTGCTCCTCGGCCTCGGGCTCCAGCGTGTGCTCTTCGCCGGATGACGCGCCGGATCACCACGTGTCTAG GTCCATGGATCCAATTGCTTTTGCCAAGGGAAGAGATATGGCATCTGACACAGCTATGATCTTAAATGAAGACAAACACTTCATGTCATGTAGTATGCCACGGGAGCATCACAAGTTCTTTGAGGCGCCTGTTTCTAACATGAGGGCTCTTCATGTGCATAATAACGATGATCCTTCAACTAGCGAAGCCAGTTGTTCACGTGGCAGAATGTTGACTGAAGATATATTTGGTCCAAGAACGAGAAGCCCATCCCCTGGCCGAAAAGCCCATGCCTTTGCTGTGAATAATGTACATTCAAAAGAATTCGGGTTTAGCCCCAGGTCACCATTGAAAATGAGTGAGGGTTTGAGAAGCCCGCCTCATCCCTTGCCTCTTCCTCCAGCTCCCGGTGCTTGCTCACCTCTACCTCCATCTCCCAGTGCTTGTTCACCTCTTCCTCCATCTCCCACTGCTTGCTCGCCTCTTCCTACATCTCCCACTGCTTGCTCACAGTCCAAATCACAGTGGAAAAAAGGGAAATTATTAGGGAGTGGAACATTTGGCCAGGTTTACCTTGGATTTAACAG TGAAAATGGGCAGTTTTGCGCGATTAAGGAAGTACAAGTAATTTCAGATGATCCACATTCGAAAGAACGACTCAAGCAACTGAATCAG GAAATAGACATGCTTAAGAAAGCATCGCACCCGAACGTTGTGCAATACTATGATAGTGATATG ACTGATGATACCCTTTCAATTTATCTTGAGTATGTTTCTGGGGGCTCAATTCATAAGTTACTTAGGGAGTATGGCCCTTTTAAGGAACCTGTGATTCGCAGTTATACTTGTCAAATTCTCGCTGGTCTTGCGTATTTGCATGCGAAGAACACTGTCCACAG AGATATTAAAGGAGCAAACATACTTGTTGGCCCTAATGGTGATGTTAAACTTGCCGACTTTGGCATGGCTAAGCAT ATATCATCTTTTGCTGAAATACGCTCTTTCAAAGGAAGTCCTTACTGGATGGCTCCTGAG GTTATTATGAACAGTAAAGGTTACAATCTAGCTGTTGACATTTGGAGTTTGGGATGTACAATTATTGAGATGGCAACGGCAAGACCTCCTTGGCACCAGTATGAAGGG GTAGCTGCAATATTTAAGATTGCAAACAGTAAAGATACACCTGAAATCCCAGATATTTTTTCTGAGGATGGGAGAAGTTTCTTGAAACTATGCTTAAAACGTAATCCAGCATCTCGCGCCACCGCAAGTCGGTTGATGGACCATCCTTTTGTTCAGGACCATCCAGCAGTAAGAGCAGCAAAAGACAGTGCATTGAGAAATGCATTTTCTGCTCCAGCAGATGTGAAGCATACAATG TCTAACAGGGAGTTGCCATCACGAAGAAGTATTACTCCCCTAAGGGATATAGGTGTGAGTGCGCGAGATTTTACCGGATTTTCTACAACTGTCCCTTCACCCCGTACCTCGAG CCCTATTCCTGTGCGAACAAACATGTCTCTACCGGTGTCCCCCTGCTCAAGCCCACTGAGGCAATTTAAGCAGTCCAACTGGAGCTGCTTGCCGTCTCCGCCCCACCCAATGCTCTCGTCTGGTGCTGCGGCTTACAATTCATCAAGCTACGCACTGAATCAGGCACAACGAATGCCGGATCCCTGGCAGGATGGCTCCTTGAAACTCCAAAGCCCTTACGGTTCTCCAAAAAGGTTCTAA